A single genomic interval of Daucus carota subsp. sativus chromosome 1, DH1 v3.0, whole genome shotgun sequence harbors:
- the LOC108204556 gene encoding O-fucosyltransferase 31 isoform X1, with protein MGHRRGVGGGVVAGLFVLLLPVLFPTLFAPFSHASPSIFSEYNTPRTRHSRLIKSAVQRQTSDKQQSELWSPLPNQGWKPCIESTSTSAEILPENTLGYLQVFLDGGLNQQRMGICDAVAVAKILNATLVIPYLEVNPVWKDSSSFMDIFDVDHFIDALKGDISIVKELPEDFSWSTREYYATAIRATRIKTAPVHASANWYLDSVVPVLESYGIAAIAPFSHRLDFDNMPKDIQHLRCKVNFQALRFVSHIRSLGDALVSRLRYAPGQNEAIDSKFLRGIADAKENKAAGKFVVLHLRFDKDMAAHSACDFGGGKAEKLALAKYRQVIWQGRVLNSQFTDEELRNQGRCPLTPEEIGLLLAAMGFDNNTRLYLASHKVYGGEARISTLRELFPLMEDKKSLASGEERANIKGKASLLAAVDYYVGMQSDIFVSASPGNMHNAMVGHRTYLNMKTIRPNMALLGQLFLNKSISWTDFQDAVMEGHKNRQGQLKTRKPGQSIYTYPAPDCMCYS; from the exons ATGGGTCACCGGAGAGGAGTGGGAGGAGGGGTTGTTGCTGGGCTGTTTGTGTTGCTTTTACCTGTTTTGTTCCCCACTCTTTTTGCTCCTTTTAGTCATGCTTCTCCTTCTATCTTCTCT GAATATAATACTCCAAGAACTAGACACTCGCGTCTGATCAAGAGTGCTGTACAGCGTCAAACT TCAGATAAACAGCAATCTGAGCTATGGAGTCCACTGCCTAACCAAGGATGGAAGCCCTGTATAGAATCAACCTCCACCTCAG CAGAAATATTACCTGAAAACACTTTGGGATATCTTCAGGTGTTCCTTGATGGAGGATTGAACCAACAGAGAATGGGG ATCTGTGATGCAGTTGCTGTTGCAAAAATACTGAATGCAACACTTGTAATTCCTTATTTAGAAGTTAATCCAGTCTGGAAGGATTCAAG CTCATTTATGGATATATTTGATGTGGACCACTTTATTGATGCATTGAAAGGTGATATATCTATAGTTAAGGAGCTTCCTGAGGACTTCTCCTGGAGCACAAGAGAATATTATGCCACAGCTATTCGAGCTACAAGAATCAAAACGGCACCAGTGCATGCTTCAGCTAACTGGTATCTGGATAGTGTGGTGCCTGTTTTAGAGAG CTACGGAATAGCTGCAATTGCACCATTTTCACACCGTCTGGATTTTGATAACATGCCCAAGGATATCCAGCATCTACGTTGCAAGGTCAACTTTCAAGCACTAAGATTTGTATCTCACATCAGATCTCTTGGAGATGCCCTTGTCAGTCGCCTTCGCTATGCTCCAGGGCAAAATGAAGCAATTGACAGCAAGTTTCTTAGAGGTATTGCTGatgcaaaagaaaataaagcagCAGGAAAATTTGTTGTTCTCCACCTTCGATTTGACAAG GATATGGCTGCACATTCAGCCTGTGATTTTGGAGGTGGCAAAGCTGAGAAGCTGGCACTGGCTAAGTACCGACAAGTTATTTGGCAGGGAAGAGTCTTAAACTCCCAGTTCACTGATGAAGAGTTGAGGAATCAGGGTCGCTGTCCATTAACTCCAGAAGAAATTGGATTACTACTAGCCGCTATGGGCTTTGACAACAACACTCGTCTTTATCTTGCTTCTCATAAG GTTTATGGCGGGGAAGCTAGGATCTCAACATTACGGGAACTGTTCCCACTTATGGAAGATAAGAAGAGTCTTGCATCAGGAGAGGAAAGGGCTAACATCAAAGGGAAGGCTTCTTTGTTAGCAGCTGTTGACTACTATGTTGGCATGCAAAGTGACATCTTTGTCTCTGCGTCACCTGGGAATATGCACAATGCCATG GTAGGGCATCGAACATACCTGAATATGAAGACAATCAGACCTAATATggcactgttgggccagctttTCCTGAACAAGAGCATCAGTTGGACGGACTTCCAAGACGCAGTCATGGAAGGGCACAAGAATAGGCAAGGCCAACTTAAAACCAGAAAACCGGGACAGTCAATATATACCTATCCCGCTCCAGACTGTATGTGCTATTCTTGA
- the LOC108212494 gene encoding exosome complex component RRP41-like, translated as MAGKDNATPTTYSPSPKIQKQKRAPVFSDVDWVRPDGRAFHQCRPAFLRTGAVNSASGSAYAEFGNTKVIVSVFGPRESKKAMKYSDTGRLNCNVSYTTFATPTRGQGSDGKEISAKLHKALEGAIILDTFPKTTVDVFALVLESGGSDLPVVISCASLALADAGIMLYDLISAVSVSCLGKSLVIDPVLEEESYQEAGLMITCMASRSEITQLAISGEWSTPKVHEAMELCLNACSKLGEIMRACLKESSSASKE; from the exons ATGGCCGGAAAAGATAATGCAACTCCGACGACCTATTCACCGTCGCCCAAAATTCAGAAACAGAAGAGAGCTCCTGTTTTCTCTGACGTTGATTGGGTCCGCCCTGACGGCCGTGCCTTCCATCAGTGCCGCCCTGCTT TTTTAAGGACTGGTGCAGTGAATTCAGCATCAGGATCTGCTTATGCAGAGTTTGGAAATACCAAAGTCATTGTATCTGT GTTTGGACCTAGGGAAAGTAAGAAAGCTATGAAGTATAGTGACACAGGGCGGCTAAATTGTAATGTCAGTTATACAACTTTTGCTACCCCTACACGCGGGCAG GGGTCAGATGGTAAAGAGATTTCAGCCAAGCTACATAAAGCTCTGGAGGGTGCCATAATTTTGGATACTTTCCCAAAGACGACTGTTGATGTTTTTGCATTGGTCTTGGAATCTGGTGGCA GTGATCTTCCTGTTGTGATATCATGTGCTAGTCTTGCCTTAGCAGATGCCGGGATTATGTTGTATGACTTGATTAGTGCAGTTTCTGTG TCTTGCCTTGGGAAGAGCCTTGTAATTGATCCTGTTTTGGAGGAAGAAAGCTATCAGGAAGCAGGCCTAATGATCACTTGCATGGCATCCCGTAGTGAGATCACTCAGCTTGCCATCTCAGGGGAATGGTCAACCCCGAAAGTTCATGAG GCTATGGAACTCTGCCTTAATGCTTGCTCTAAGCTTGGAGAGATAATGAGAGCATGCCTGAAAGAATCTTCTTCTGCTTCAAAGGAGTAG
- the LOC108204556 gene encoding O-fucosyltransferase 31 isoform X2, with protein sequence MGHRRGVGGGVVAGLFVLLLPVLFPTLFAPFSHASPSIFSEYNTPRTRHSRLIKSAVQRQTSDKQQSELWSPLPNQGWKPCIESTSTSEILPENTLGYLQVFLDGGLNQQRMGICDAVAVAKILNATLVIPYLEVNPVWKDSSSFMDIFDVDHFIDALKGDISIVKELPEDFSWSTREYYATAIRATRIKTAPVHASANWYLDSVVPVLESYGIAAIAPFSHRLDFDNMPKDIQHLRCKVNFQALRFVSHIRSLGDALVSRLRYAPGQNEAIDSKFLRGIADAKENKAAGKFVVLHLRFDKDMAAHSACDFGGGKAEKLALAKYRQVIWQGRVLNSQFTDEELRNQGRCPLTPEEIGLLLAAMGFDNNTRLYLASHKVYGGEARISTLRELFPLMEDKKSLASGEERANIKGKASLLAAVDYYVGMQSDIFVSASPGNMHNAMVGHRTYLNMKTIRPNMALLGQLFLNKSISWTDFQDAVMEGHKNRQGQLKTRKPGQSIYTYPAPDCMCYS encoded by the exons ATGGGTCACCGGAGAGGAGTGGGAGGAGGGGTTGTTGCTGGGCTGTTTGTGTTGCTTTTACCTGTTTTGTTCCCCACTCTTTTTGCTCCTTTTAGTCATGCTTCTCCTTCTATCTTCTCT GAATATAATACTCCAAGAACTAGACACTCGCGTCTGATCAAGAGTGCTGTACAGCGTCAAACT TCAGATAAACAGCAATCTGAGCTATGGAGTCCACTGCCTAACCAAGGATGGAAGCCCTGTATAGAATCAACCTCCACCTCAG AAATATTACCTGAAAACACTTTGGGATATCTTCAGGTGTTCCTTGATGGAGGATTGAACCAACAGAGAATGGGG ATCTGTGATGCAGTTGCTGTTGCAAAAATACTGAATGCAACACTTGTAATTCCTTATTTAGAAGTTAATCCAGTCTGGAAGGATTCAAG CTCATTTATGGATATATTTGATGTGGACCACTTTATTGATGCATTGAAAGGTGATATATCTATAGTTAAGGAGCTTCCTGAGGACTTCTCCTGGAGCACAAGAGAATATTATGCCACAGCTATTCGAGCTACAAGAATCAAAACGGCACCAGTGCATGCTTCAGCTAACTGGTATCTGGATAGTGTGGTGCCTGTTTTAGAGAG CTACGGAATAGCTGCAATTGCACCATTTTCACACCGTCTGGATTTTGATAACATGCCCAAGGATATCCAGCATCTACGTTGCAAGGTCAACTTTCAAGCACTAAGATTTGTATCTCACATCAGATCTCTTGGAGATGCCCTTGTCAGTCGCCTTCGCTATGCTCCAGGGCAAAATGAAGCAATTGACAGCAAGTTTCTTAGAGGTATTGCTGatgcaaaagaaaataaagcagCAGGAAAATTTGTTGTTCTCCACCTTCGATTTGACAAG GATATGGCTGCACATTCAGCCTGTGATTTTGGAGGTGGCAAAGCTGAGAAGCTGGCACTGGCTAAGTACCGACAAGTTATTTGGCAGGGAAGAGTCTTAAACTCCCAGTTCACTGATGAAGAGTTGAGGAATCAGGGTCGCTGTCCATTAACTCCAGAAGAAATTGGATTACTACTAGCCGCTATGGGCTTTGACAACAACACTCGTCTTTATCTTGCTTCTCATAAG GTTTATGGCGGGGAAGCTAGGATCTCAACATTACGGGAACTGTTCCCACTTATGGAAGATAAGAAGAGTCTTGCATCAGGAGAGGAAAGGGCTAACATCAAAGGGAAGGCTTCTTTGTTAGCAGCTGTTGACTACTATGTTGGCATGCAAAGTGACATCTTTGTCTCTGCGTCACCTGGGAATATGCACAATGCCATG GTAGGGCATCGAACATACCTGAATATGAAGACAATCAGACCTAATATggcactgttgggccagctttTCCTGAACAAGAGCATCAGTTGGACGGACTTCCAAGACGCAGTCATGGAAGGGCACAAGAATAGGCAAGGCCAACTTAAAACCAGAAAACCGGGACAGTCAATATATACCTATCCCGCTCCAGACTGTATGTGCTATTCTTGA